The following proteins come from a genomic window of Dromaius novaehollandiae isolate bDroNov1 chromosome 19, bDroNov1.hap1, whole genome shotgun sequence:
- the LOC112989618 gene encoding fibrinogen-like protein 1-like protein translates to MPGSMHHPDKIKVTILLIILCSPGLCMDLDGDRGGWNCYFYGFPKLNEIGDNGICSGSQSLTKKEGGKFKCAKGDCSMKPLPHRVQDANVHPYLQVVLLDTGSFRLQAGMSLLRGGVTFLSVVVMLLLCVSAGPAVPTTSSRSGFPADCSRLRKNSPSGVYVIQPARSPPRVVWCDMDTEGKGWTVIQRNSHDTEITWKESWTTYKYGFGNVRADYWLGTEYLHLLTQQNTYKVRFVVQDKSNVTHYAEYDIFSVESEASGYPLRLGRFSSEGEDYMTTYHTRYGGIHDNMKFSTHDRDQDQASRNCASSYGGWWYDKCQNILLNAKSYILWPGICTSGDCKSSLILVKPTDVC, encoded by the exons ATGCCTGGCAGCATGCATCATCCAGACAAGATCAAGGTCACTATCCTCCTAATCATCTTGTGCTCTCCAGGCCTTTGCATGGATTTGGATGGTGACAGAGGAGGTTGGAACTGCTATTTCTATGGCTTTCCCAAACTAAATGAGATTGGGGACAATGGGATCTGTTCAGGTTCCCAATCTCTAACCAAGAAAGAAGGGGGGAAATTTAAGTGTGCAAAGGGAGATTGCTCCATGAAGCCCTTACCTCACAGAGTGCAGGATGCCAATGTCCATCCATACCTGCAAGTTGTGCTGCTTGACACAGGCTCCTTCA GGCTCCAGGCTGGGATGAGCCTGCTTCGTGGGGGCGTTACCTTCCTGTCCGTGGTGGTGATGCTTCTCCTCTGTGTGAGTGCTGGCCCAGCAGTGCCCACCACAAGCTCCCGGAGTG GGTTCCCTGCAGACTGCAGCCGCCTCCGCAAGAACAGTCCCAGTGGGGTCTATGTCATCCAGCCAGCAAGGTCTCCCCCGCGGGTGGTTTGGTGCGACATGGACACCGAAGGCAAGGGCTGGACTGTCATCCAGAGAAACTCTCATGACACCGAGATCACGTGGAAGGAGTCCTGGACCACCTATAAGTACGGCTTTGGGAATGTGCGGGCAGATTACTGGCTGGGCACCGAGTACCTGCACCTGCTCACACAGCAGAACACCTACAAGGTCCGCTTCGTCGTGCAGGATAAATCCAATGTCACCCATTATGCTGAGTATGACATCTTCAGCGTAGAGAGCGAGGCCAGCGGGTACCCTCTGAGGCTGGGCAGATTTTCTAGTGAGGGGGAGGACTATATGACCACCTACCACACCAGATATGGGGGCATACATGACAACATGAAGTTCAGCACTCATGACAGGGACCAGGACCAGGCCAGCAGGAACTGCGCCAGCAGCTATGGGGGCTGGTGGTATGATAAGTGTCAGAACATCCTGCTCAATGCCAAAAGCTACATCCTGTGGCCAGGAATCTGCACTAGCGGTGACTGCAAATCTTCCCTCATCCTGGTCAAACCCACAGACGTGTGCTGA
- the VPS37D gene encoding vacuolar protein sorting-associated protein 37D: MLRGRGARAPAGPPRAPPPPPPLGPGPGPGPGPGPGPGPGFGFGSGSGSPRRLGALSTAQLRALLHDEPRLQRAVLLSGKFQSLQLEREMCLVSNYTLAKENLSLRPRLENGKASLAIKYQELREIQEACWDKQQQLGAYLEKWSPQSALNQLRASLNASEAESEVQMEQFLSQDLPLDAFLESFCQSRTRSHICRTQLEKLQELLQKTKWGRAPACPAGYPGAPASPARARLAPLQSRAASKAFHLRYSFVPAVLIPSEAVVPFPVPAAPPSHRLPALGCQPPAPPSETPGPGLPLRLIRHIPLLSPRPFRVQQLPRRQKQEPPHR, encoded by the exons atgctgcggggccggggcgcgcgggcgccggcggggcccccccgcgcgccgccgccgccgccgccgctggggccggggccggggccggggccggggccggggccggggccggggcccggcttCGGCttcggctccggctccggctcgcCGCGCCGCCTCGGGGCGCTCAGCACGGCGCAGCTCCGTGCCCTGCTGCACGACGAGCCCCGACTGCAGCGCGCCGTCCTCCTCAGCGGGAAG TTCCAGAGTCTGCAGCTGGAGCGGGAGATGTGTTTGGTTTCAAACTACACCCTGGCCAAGGAGAACCTGTCCCTGCGCCCGCGGCTGGAGAACGGGAAAGCTTCCTTAGCCATCAAGTACCAGGAGCTGCGGGAGATACAAGAAGCATGTTgggacaaacagcagcagctgg GGGCCTACCTGGAGAAGTGGAGCCCACAGAGTGCCCTGAACCAGCTGCGAgccagcctcaatgcctctgaggcagagtcagag GTACAGATGGAGCAGTTCCTGTCCCAGGACCTCCCCCTTGACGCCTTTCTGGAGTCCTTCTGCCAGAGCCGGACACGGTCCCACATCTGCCGGACACAGCTGGAGAaactgcaggagctgctgcagaagacCAAGTGGGGCAGGGCTCCTGCGTGCCCTGCAGGGTACCCGGGTGCCCCAGCCAGCCCGGCACGAGCCCGCCTTGCCccactgcagagcagagctgcctccAAAGCCTTCCACCTCCGCTATAGCTTCGTGCCTGCCGTCCTCATCCCTTCAGAGGCTGTTGTGCCCTTCCCTGTGCCAGCTGCGCCTCCAAGCCACCGTCTCCCAGCCCTGGGATGCCAGCCACCAGCCCCACCGTCCGAAACCCCTGGTCCAGGCTTGCCGCTGCGCCTCATCAGACACATCCCCTTGCTCAGCCCCCGGCCTTTCCGCGTGCAGCAGCTACCGCGCCGACAGAAGCAGGAGCCTCCACACCGGTAG
- the LOC112989619 gene encoding fibrinogen-like protein 1-like protein: MATQHPCLLLLICLLALAAPLLAFDIRNWHLLNGTSGDIVNVPSESVQPDKGDKHVRQVRDTAPHPSAVHGWPKDCSEIPAGSPSGIYIIQPAGLHRLVVYCEMNVTNGGWTVIQRNKKDTPITWAESWSTYKYGFGNVRSEYWLGTEYIYQIAKQKVYQVKFVIQDATNTTKFADYNLFSLEDESHGYRLRLGSYTGTAGDAMTSNNPNNMHDNMKFSTKDRDQDTYSKNCAYSYEGGWWYSACYSVRLNFKGGMTWGSLCTGNCKSSLILIKPAPYC, encoded by the exons ATGG CTACCCAGCACCCTTGTCTCCTGCTTCTGATCTGCCTGCTGGCCCTGGCAGCTCCTCTTCTTGCCTTTGACATAAGAAACTGGCACCTCCTCAATGGCACTTCGGGTGACATTGTGAATGTTCCCTCAGAGTCCGTCCAGCCTG ATAAGGGTGACAAACATGTTCGACAGGTCAGAGACACTGCCCCCCACCCATCGGCAGTCCATG GTTGGCCCAAGGACTGCAGCGAGATCCCCGCTGGCAGCCCCAGTGGCATCTACATCATCCAGCCCGCAGGACTCCACCGCCTCGTGGTGTACTGTGAAATGAATGTAACAAATGGAGGTTGGACGGTCATCCAGAGGAACAAGAAAGACACACCCATCACATGGGCTGAGTCCTGGAGCACCTACAAGTACGGCTTTGGGAACGTGCGCAGCGAGTACTGGCTGGGCACCGAGTACATCTATCAGATTGCCAAGCAGAAGGTCTACCAGGTCAAGTTTGTCATCCAGGACGCCACAAACACCACCAAGTTTGCAGACTACAATCTCTTCAGTCTGGAAGATGAATCTCATGGCTACCGGTTGAGGCTGGGCTCCTACACCGGGACCGCGGGGGATGCCATGACCTCAAACAATCCCAACAATATGCATGACAACATGAAGTTCTCCACAAAGGACCGGGATCAGGACACTTACAGTAAGAACTGTGCCTACAGCTATGAGGGCGGGTGGTGGTACTCAGCGTGTTATTCTGTACGTCTGAATTTCAAGGGTGGCATGACATGGGGTAGCTTGTGCACTGGGAACTGCAAATCCTCTCTCATCCTCATCAAACCAGCTCCCTACTGTTAG